The sequence below is a genomic window from Paenibacillus silvisoli.
TTCACGAAGGGCTCCCCTTTCTTAACTGCTTCTTCATGACGCTGCATGGACTACTATATGCGTTCGCCAATTCTATTATATCTGCAGGCGGTAATTTTGTCCTTGGTTTGGAGGCGATTGCACGATGACGAAAACGGGCCGTTTGCCCGCATACATAGCGGAACGCATTCAACGAAGCGGGCTGAAGGGAAAGCTTGTGCCTGCTGCCGTGGATGCGGAGGAAGCAAGCTGTATCTCGTTTCACGATTATATGGCGATTTGTTTATATGACGAGCAGGACGGCTATTACCGCTCGGGCAAAATCCGGGTCGGCAAGTCCGGCGACTTCTATACCAGCTCTTCCATCGGCACGATAATGGGCGAGAAGCTGGCGGCTTATGCGGCTGCCTTGGCGGAGAAGGAAGGCGGGGCATCCGCAATGGAAACGGGATCGGCCGAAGCGCCGCTCGTTTTCATGGAATGGGGAGCAGGCACGGGGCTACTCGCGCAGCAGATCATCTCTGCGTGGATGAAGGCGGAGCACGCTTGGCTGACGCGAGCGAAATATGTCTTGGTTGATAGCAATCCGGTCCATTTGGGAGAGGCCAGAGAGAGGCTGCAGCCGTTGGCGGATCTTACGGACTCGCCTGAGCTTGGTTTCCTGCCGCCGGAGGAAGCTTTGCAAGAGCTGCGAGGCTTGAAGGAGGAGAATCAGGCAAAGGTGCTCGTCATCGCCAACGAGCTGCTCGACGCCTTTCCCGTTCATCGGATCGCCAAGCATAACGGGCAGCTGTGGGAGCTAGGCGTAGCCGCTCACACGAACGCGAGCGCAGGCGCGAACGAGAGCGTTCCACATGAGCAGGAGCCATTCCGCTATGTGTACATGGCCCTAACCGACCCTAGCATCGGCGAGGTACTGGCGCTGGACGGCATTGAGCTGCTCGCGGGCCAAATTACCGAAGTCAATTTGGCGGCGGAGGCATGGATTACGCAGCTGGGCGAGCTGATTGTCCGTGGCGCGCTAATTCTCATCGATTACGGCCACGAGGCGGCTGAATTAACGGCTCCGCACCGCATGCAGGGGACGCTGCTATGCTATAAGGACCATATGGCTGCAGACCGGCCGTTCATGGCGCCAGGCGAGCAGGACATTACGGCGCATGTTAATTTCACCGCCTGCAGAAGAGCGGCCGAAGCGGCCGGGTGGAGGGAGCTCTACTGCGATACGCAGAAGCAATTTCTCATTGACCAGGGCTTGCTGCACGATCTGATGCCGCATGACGGCTCCGATCCATTCGGCGAAGCGGCGAGGCGCAACCGCTCCATCCGCCAGCTGCTGTTAAGCGACGGGATGAGCGAGTCGTTCAAGGTCATGGCGCTGAAGAAAGGCTGAATACGAAAAAAAGGCTGTTCCGAGGAGAGGTTGTACCTTCTCCGGGAGCAGCCTTTTTCGACTTTTTCGCGAAATGTCAGAAATCCGTTTATTAGAATGGGTTTCCCATTACAAATACGGTCCAGTACGTGAAGCTGACGAACGAGATAAACATGTATCCCCAGAACATCAACATATAGGTTCTTTCGGAAAAGTTCAAGTAGCCCAAAAAGACAAACACGACGGTTTGAATAAAGAACAAAAGCGCCATCTCGGTCATATGTCCAGCAAACGCCATCAGCGCAATTACAAGCGTCCAGAAACCGAGCACTCGGAACATGCGTGCCATGATTTCATCCCCCTTCTCGTCTGTCTCGACCCAATACTATTGCCCATTATAACGTTTCAGGTAACATGTGTAAACTGTTCACTCGTGACGAATTGGCAAACTTTTTGACACCGTTTTACGGCCTATTTCAAGTTTGCTTCATTTTGCGAAAAAACATGTATGAGCCTTCAAAAAAATGGATATACAAATTAGTATCCGATAGATTCTATGAACTCTACCAAGGGCATAGAGATAAGTAAGCGCCTAATGTTAGGAGGTTTTGGTTGCATGACAGCAGTCAGACAAGATGCTTGGAGCCCGGATGACGATCTCATCCTCGCCGAGGTCACCCTGCGGCATATCCGTGAAGGCAGCACGCAGCTGGCCGCATTTGAAGAAGTTGGGGAGCGAATCGGCCGGACATCGGCCGCATGCGGATTCCGCTGGAACAGCTGTGTCCGCAAGCGCTATGAAGATGCGATACAAATTGCGAAGCAGCAGCGCCAGAAGCGGAACTATATGAAAAAGCAGACGTACGTTGCAACGCCTCACGTTTCATCCATCAGTTTGCTCGACAATGACGAGCGTACGTACAAAAACGAACCGTTGACGGAAGAATCGCTATCTATTGATACCGTTATTCGATTTCTGCGCCAATGGAAAGGGACGTACCAAGAGCTTAACCGGCAAATCAAAACGCTGGAGCGCGATCTCCGCGACAAAGACGAAGAGCTGTTCAACCTTCGCGAAATGAATGAAAGGCTGCAGTTCGAAGTCAGCAACGCGCAAACGGATTACCGCGCCGTTAACGACGACTACAAGACGCTCATTCAAATTATGGATCGCGCACGCCGCTTGACGGTGCTGAACGAAGAAGACGAGGCGAAGCCGCGCTTCAAGATGGACGCCAACGGCAACTTGGAACGAATCGAATAGTCAGCTGCTCCGAGCAACTCTCGAAAATCTCACCGAACCGGTAACGGGGTACGGCGGGATTTTTTAGTTTGCATCTGTTACGATGGAGCTATACACGCATTATGGAGAAGAGAGGCTGTCATCGAGTGAGAATCGTCATTATTGGCGCAGGCGCGATCGGTCTTCTATATGGAGCCAGGCTCGCGCTCGCGGGAACGGACGTCGTCATGCTGGTCCGGACGGCCGGGCAGGCCGAGCTGCTGCGCAGGGAGGGAATAGTGCTGATCGGACAAGACGGCGTGCAGTCGGCAGCAAAGGTTGACGCATCGGTTATCGGCGACTATGAGCCGGCGGAGAACGGGCAAGCGGATTGGATTTGGCTGGCGGTGAAGCAGGCGCATCTGGATGAAACGCTTGTCGGCCGCATCGGCCGCATCAGCGCTGGGACTGCGCCGGTGCCGGTGCTCGCGCTGCAGAACGGAATCGGCCATATGGACGCGCTGGACAAGGCGCTGCAAGCTCCCCAGCTTCATGCGGCCGTTACGACGGAAGGCGCGCTCCGCGTTGACAGCCATACCGTCAGACATACGGGGAACGGGACGCTGACGCTCGGGCGATGGCCGAAAAACGAAGAAAATGCAAGCAAACCGCAAAAAATGTTGTTGAAAACGCTCAAAGCGGCAGGAATTGAAGCATCGCTGTCGAATGGAATGGAGGATGCGGTTTACCAGAAATTGCTCGTGAACGCCGTTATTAACCCGCTTACGGCGCTGTTCGGCGTCAGAAACGGAGAGCTGCCTGCCGATCCGAACAGGCTGCGCTTGATGCAAGCGCTGCATGAGGAGAGCAAGCGGATCCTTATCGCTGCGGGCATGGCCGATCGCCAAGACAGCTGGGAACGGATTCTTCACATTTGCGAAGCGACCGGTCGCAACGAATCGTCGATGCTCCGGGATGTCAAGGCTGGACGGCGAACCGAAATCGACTGGATAAACGGCGGCATAATCGGTCTGGCGGGCAAGCTGAAGCTGCCTGCTCCGATGAACGAAGCCGTATACGCGCTAATACAGACTCTCCATACGAACTAATTTCCGCGAAGAGGGGCGAACCGAAGATGCAGTGGATTTGGGAAAGCTTTAAGCATGTCTACGCATTTCTGGCCGTTCTTCCGATTATACCGTTTCTTCTCGTTTATTTTGGATACGGCGCCATATCCGGCGACCGGAAGAAAGCCTTCAGCACTGCGATGGACGTGACGACCGCGCTGCTCATCGGATGCGTCACCGTGTTGTTCAACCGGATTTTTCACAGCTCCTTCGGCATTTTCGGCATTTTGCTCGTCCTGCTGCTGGGAGGCGGACTGCTCGGCAACATGCAGTACCGGCTGAAAGGCAGCATCAACGTCAAGCGCATCATGCGCGCCATCTGGCGGCTGGGCTTTTTCCTTATGAGTTTTTGCTACATTATTCTGATGTTCATCGGGATCGGAAAAAGCTTCTTTACCGCGTAAACCGGAATAATCCGCGCTTCTTGCGCACGATAAGTCACTCTCCTGATCAGGAGGGTGATTTTTTTGACGGTACGCGTCGCGTTGTGTACAATGAATGAGAAAATTGCAATCATTCCTAGGTGTTACTAACGAGTATGAAAGGTAGAGACCGCACATGAAAAATGAACGGGTTCAGCTTCCTTTCGGCCAGCCTGTCACCGAAGCTTACATACATCGAAGCCATCCCGGCGTGGAGGCGTTGTTCGGCCGTCATGCCGCCGAGCCTTCGCACTGGACAAGCAGGCTCCGCTGGCTGAAGGAACATGCGGATAAACGGGTAGACGCCGGCCAGCTCGCCGATACGCTGAAAGCGTACAACGACCGGTTTAACGGCGATGCCGCCGCCGCGGCTAATATTGAAGCGATCCGCTCCGGCGCGCCGGTGATCGTCACGGGACAGCAGGCCGGCCTTTGGACAGGCCCATTGCTGGTCTTACATAAAGCGGTGACGGCGATTTCCGCCGCGCGGGAAGCGTCCGCCGCGACGGGGACGCCGGTCGTGCCGGTCTTCTGGATCGCCGGCGAGGATCATGATTGGGACGAAGCGAATCACGCATTCGTCCGCGACGAAGCGCCGGCGCTTTCCAAGCTCGCGGTGCAGCGCCCGAAAGGGGCGCGCACGGCCGTAAGCCGGACGGCGCTGACGCAGGAAGCTTTGGCTGCTGCGGTCGAGCAGCTTGCAGCCGCGCTGCCGGACGCGGCGTTCAAGCCGGAGCTGATCGAGGCGCTGCGCACGTATGCGGAGCAGTCCGAGACGCTTTCCGAGCTGTTCGCCCATCTGCTCGGCTGGCTGTTCGGCAAAGCCGGCCTTGTCCTTATGGATGCCGACGACGCGCGCATCAGGCAGCTGGAAGCGCCGATGTTCGGCCGGATGCTCCGGCAGAACGATGAGCTCGAAGCGGCTTATGCCCGCGGCGCGAACGCGCTGCAAGAGCTGGGATTTTCGGCGCAGGCGGACGTTGCGCCCGGAAGCGCCAATCTGTTTCTGTTCGACGAAGACGAACGCGTTCTGCTTTACAAGGAGAACGGAGCATTCCGCAACCGGAAAGGGACGAAGTCGTGGACGCCGGAGCAGCTGCTCGGCTGGACGGAAAACGAGCCGCAGCGGTTCAGCAACAATGTGCTGACGAGACCGATTATGCAGGATTACGTGCTGCCGGTGCTCGCCGCGGTTCTCGGTCCCGGCGAAATCGCCTATTGGGCGCTGACCGGCGAAGCATTTCGCGTCCTGGAGATGGACATGCCGATTATTTTGCCGCGGATGTCGTTCACGCTGATCGAGGATCGTGTCGCGAAGCATTTGGACAAGTACGGGCTGTCCTTTGAGGATGTGGCATCGCGTTATTCGGAGCGTCGGGCAGCTTGGCTGAAGGAGCGGGATGAAGCGGGCATCGAAGAAGGCTTCGCCGCGGCCGCTGCCGGGGTCGAGGCGCTGTATGAGCCGCTACGGTCATTGACGACAGGCGTGCAAAACGGGCTTGGCGACTTAACCGAGAACAATTTAAGACGAATGAAGGAACAGCTTCAGTACTTGGAGAAACGGACGAAGGACGCGCACGCGAAGAAATTCGATTCGGCGCTGCGCCAGTTAGACTGGCTTGCGCTGTCTCTCTGGCCGGAAGGCAAGCCGCAGGAGCGCGTGCTGAACATGACGGACTTCTATAACCGGTACGGCCGGGGCTGGGTCGACAAGCTGCTTGAAATGCCTTGCGACAAGCAGGGCGGCCATTATTTGATGACCATTTAAAGTTTGAACATAGAGAGGATGCTGATTTCATCATGACCGTAAACGCGAAACAAAACAGTATCGTGCGCGACATGTCGCTCGCACCGGAAGGCCACCTGAAAATCGACTGGGTAGCGGCGCATATGCCCGTCCTTAACCGGATCCGCGAGCAGTTCGAGAAGGAGCAGCCGTTCAAAGGCTTGAAGGTTGCCATCTCGCTTCATTTGGAAGCGAAAACCGCATATCTGGCTAAAGTCGTGCAAGCCGGCGGCGCGGAGGTCACGATTACGGGCAGCAACCCGCTTTCCACGCAGGATGACGTGTGCGCGGCGCTAGTCGAGGACGGCATTACCGTATTCGCGAAGTACAATCCGGAGCCGGAAGAGTACAAGTCGCTGCTCGTGAAAGCGCTGGAAACGAAGCCCGACCTCATTATCGACGACGGCGGCGATTTCGTATCGATTCTGCATGCGGAGCGTCCCGACCTGATGGAGCAAATCCGCGGCGGCGCGGAAGAGACGACGACAGGCATTCTCCGCCTGAAGGCGATGGAGAAGGACGGTTCGCTGAAATTCCCGATGGTCGCCGTAAACGACGCGTTCTGTAAATATTTGTTCGACAACCGCTACGGCACGGGCCAGTCGGTATTCGACGGCATCAACCGGACCACGAATCTGGTTGTCGCAGGCAAAACGGTCGTCGTTGCCGGCTACGGCTGGTGCGGCAAAGGCGTGGCGATGCGCGCGAAAGGTCTGGGCGCGCAAGTTATCGTAACGGAGACGGATGCCATCCGCGCCGTTGAAGCGTACATGGACGGCTTTACCGTGCTGCCGATGATCGAAGCGGCGAAGCACGGCGACTTCTTCGTTACCGTTACGGGCAACAAAGACGTCATCCGCGGCGAGCACTACGAAGTCATGAAGAACGGCGCGATCCTTTCGAACGCCGGCCATTTCGACGTCGAAGTGAACAAACCGGAGCTTGAGGCGCTTTCGAACGGCAAGCGCGTCGTGCGCCGCAACATCGAGGAGTACCAGCTGAAGGACGGCCGCAGCATCTACTTGCTGGCGGAAGGTCGCCTGGTTAACCTCGCGGCAGGCGACGGGCACCCGGCGGAAATCATGGACATGACCTTCGCGCTGCAAGCGATGTCCTTGAAGTACGTGAACGACAACTATAACGAGATCGGCAAAAAAGTCGTCAACGTGCCTTACGCGCTGGACGAGCAAGTCGCCCGCTACAAGCTGGAAGCGATCGGCACGGGCATCGACACGCTGTCCGACGAGCAAAAAGCGTATCTGGACAGCTGGCAGGAGCACTAAGCTTCTTCACTAGCGATACAAACGCATGAACGAGCGTTCCGAATAGGAGCTCGTCCATGCGTTTTTTTTTGCCAGCCGATGCAACATCATGAACATTTTCCACGTTATGTAGGTATATAAACAGAATGACAATTCAATAGGGGGTCGTGGCATGGGCAAGCTTCGTTTAGACATTCCGATGAAGAGAAGAAGCGGCAAATGGATCATGCTGGTCGTTATCGCGGTTATGGTTGGGATGCTGGCCGGCTGTTCAGCGAGCAACAGCGACCGAAATAATGCCGGGGACGGGGGCAGTGCGTCCAATAACAGCATGGCGGCGAGCACCGAAGCGGCGCCGCCGATGGCGGACGGGGACATGGCCGCGAATTCTTCTGCTACGGCCGATAGCGCGGTTGCCCCGGAAGAACCGGCAGAGATGGAGCAGTCTTCGAGTAGCGCAAACGTTGGAACCGCAACTGAAGGCGGCTCCGCAGTGGGGACGATACCCGATGGGGAAGAAAGCTTTGACCGCAAAATCATTTATCGCGCGAACGTGAATATGGAGGTCGAGGATTACGGGAAAGCCCAGACGGCGCTGCGCAACCTAATCCACATCTCCGGCGGTTACTTGCTTGAATTCGCCGACAAGAAGACGTCGAATGAGCTTGGCGGCACGTATACGATCAAGGTGCCGGCTGCCGGTTTCGATACGTTTATCGGCGAGCTCGAGAAGATCGAGCATAAGGAGTTCGAGAGCAGCGCGAAAGGCACGGACGTGACCGAAGAGTACGTCGACATGGAAGCGCGGCTGAAGGCGCGCCAAGTCGTCGAAGCGCGGCTCATTTCCTTCATGGAGAAAGCGACCAAAACGACGGACCTGCTGCAAATATCGAATCAGCTCGGCGAAGTCCAATCCGAGATCGAACGCATTAAAGGACGTATCCGCTATCTCGATAAAAATGTCGCCTTCTCCACAATCGAGCTGCGCATGTACCAGCTGCTGGAGCCGGTAAAGATACAAGAGGAAGAGGATCCCGCTTTTCTGAAGCGTTTGACGAACGCGATGTCGGATAGCACGAAGGTCGTATTCGAATTCGTGCAGGGCGTGTTTATTTTCATCGCAGGCGCGCTGCCGGTGCTGGCCCTGGCCGCTCTTGTAGGCATTCCCTCTTACCTCGTGTTTCGCAGCAGCAGGCGCAGACGCGGCGCCGCTCCTGCTACAGGAACTAGGGCGCTTCCTGCGGCCGATCGTTCAGAGCAGGCAGTAGAAGAAAAAGAAGAAGAGGGTCCTACACTATAAATCGAATCCTTTTTCAAGTCGTAGCGAAGAGCTGCATCACATGTTCGGTTGAACAGGTGATGACAGCTCTTTTTGTTTTGCGTGCGAGCAGTTTGCGGCTGCCCGCTTTAACGCGGCGGAAATGGCGGTTTTTTTCGCTATGGCGCTTCGTTCCTCATCGGACGCTTCCAGAAACCGCGGGTCGCGGAACAGGATCGTCAACGCTTCCTCGCTGGCTGCCGCGGCTTCCTTCTCCGAGCGCAGCAAATAGTGGGAGACCTGGTAGCAAAGCTGCTCGACCGCGCGCAGCAGACTGATTTTATGGGGCATAACGGGTTGGCCGGTCATCGGGCAGGCCTCCTTGCAAACGATTCAAATGATACATCAAGCATTTCATTTCTAGTGTACACGATCCAAAGTACCAAAAAGTTTCAAAACTGTAACAAGGTTAATCCCGTGAAATATTTTATTAAATCCTGCTAAAGGAGCAGGATTTCAAGGCGTGGTGGCGAATAGTTCATGCTA
It includes:
- a CDS encoding class I SAM-dependent methyltransferase — its product is MTKTGRLPAYIAERIQRSGLKGKLVPAAVDAEEASCISFHDYMAICLYDEQDGYYRSGKIRVGKSGDFYTSSSIGTIMGEKLAAYAAALAEKEGGASAMETGSAEAPLVFMEWGAGTGLLAQQIISAWMKAEHAWLTRAKYVLVDSNPVHLGEARERLQPLADLTDSPELGFLPPEEALQELRGLKEENQAKVLVIANELLDAFPVHRIAKHNGQLWELGVAAHTNASAGANESVPHEQEPFRYVYMALTDPSIGEVLALDGIELLAGQITEVNLAAEAWITQLGELIVRGALILIDYGHEAAELTAPHRMQGTLLCYKDHMAADRPFMAPGEQDITAHVNFTACRRAAEAAGWRELYCDTQKQFLIDQGLLHDLMPHDGSDPFGEAARRNRSIRQLLLSDGMSESFKVMALKKG
- a CDS encoding DUF2626 domain-containing protein, with product MARMFRVLGFWTLVIALMAFAGHMTEMALLFFIQTVVFVFLGYLNFSERTYMLMFWGYMFISFVSFTYWTVFVMGNPF
- a CDS encoding RsfA family transcriptional regulator, with amino-acid sequence MTAVRQDAWSPDDDLILAEVTLRHIREGSTQLAAFEEVGERIGRTSAACGFRWNSCVRKRYEDAIQIAKQQRQKRNYMKKQTYVATPHVSSISLLDNDERTYKNEPLTEESLSIDTVIRFLRQWKGTYQELNRQIKTLERDLRDKDEELFNLREMNERLQFEVSNAQTDYRAVNDDYKTLIQIMDRARRLTVLNEEDEAKPRFKMDANGNLERIE
- a CDS encoding ketopantoate reductase family protein translates to MRIVIIGAGAIGLLYGARLALAGTDVVMLVRTAGQAELLRREGIVLIGQDGVQSAAKVDASVIGDYEPAENGQADWIWLAVKQAHLDETLVGRIGRISAGTAPVPVLALQNGIGHMDALDKALQAPQLHAAVTTEGALRVDSHTVRHTGNGTLTLGRWPKNEENASKPQKMLLKTLKAAGIEASLSNGMEDAVYQKLLVNAVINPLTALFGVRNGELPADPNRLRLMQALHEESKRILIAAGMADRQDSWERILHICEATGRNESSMLRDVKAGRRTEIDWINGGIIGLAGKLKLPAPMNEAVYALIQTLHTN
- a CDS encoding DUF3397 domain-containing protein → MQWIWESFKHVYAFLAVLPIIPFLLVYFGYGAISGDRKKAFSTAMDVTTALLIGCVTVLFNRIFHSSFGIFGILLVLLLGGGLLGNMQYRLKGSINVKRIMRAIWRLGFFLMSFCYIILMFIGIGKSFFTA
- the bshC gene encoding bacillithiol biosynthesis cysteine-adding enzyme BshC gives rise to the protein MKNERVQLPFGQPVTEAYIHRSHPGVEALFGRHAAEPSHWTSRLRWLKEHADKRVDAGQLADTLKAYNDRFNGDAAAAANIEAIRSGAPVIVTGQQAGLWTGPLLVLHKAVTAISAAREASAATGTPVVPVFWIAGEDHDWDEANHAFVRDEAPALSKLAVQRPKGARTAVSRTALTQEALAAAVEQLAAALPDAAFKPELIEALRTYAEQSETLSELFAHLLGWLFGKAGLVLMDADDARIRQLEAPMFGRMLRQNDELEAAYARGANALQELGFSAQADVAPGSANLFLFDEDERVLLYKENGAFRNRKGTKSWTPEQLLGWTENEPQRFSNNVLTRPIMQDYVLPVLAAVLGPGEIAYWALTGEAFRVLEMDMPIILPRMSFTLIEDRVAKHLDKYGLSFEDVASRYSERRAAWLKERDEAGIEEGFAAAAAGVEALYEPLRSLTTGVQNGLGDLTENNLRRMKEQLQYLEKRTKDAHAKKFDSALRQLDWLALSLWPEGKPQERVLNMTDFYNRYGRGWVDKLLEMPCDKQGGHYLMTI
- a CDS encoding adenosylhomocysteinase produces the protein MTVNAKQNSIVRDMSLAPEGHLKIDWVAAHMPVLNRIREQFEKEQPFKGLKVAISLHLEAKTAYLAKVVQAGGAEVTITGSNPLSTQDDVCAALVEDGITVFAKYNPEPEEYKSLLVKALETKPDLIIDDGGDFVSILHAERPDLMEQIRGGAEETTTGILRLKAMEKDGSLKFPMVAVNDAFCKYLFDNRYGTGQSVFDGINRTTNLVVAGKTVVVAGYGWCGKGVAMRAKGLGAQVIVTETDAIRAVEAYMDGFTVLPMIEAAKHGDFFVTVTGNKDVIRGEHYEVMKNGAILSNAGHFDVEVNKPELEALSNGKRVVRRNIEEYQLKDGRSIYLLAEGRLVNLAAGDGHPAEIMDMTFALQAMSLKYVNDNYNEIGKKVVNVPYALDEQVARYKLEAIGTGIDTLSDEQKAYLDSWQEH
- a CDS encoding DUF4349 domain-containing protein, with product MGKLRLDIPMKRRSGKWIMLVVIAVMVGMLAGCSASNSDRNNAGDGGSASNNSMAASTEAAPPMADGDMAANSSATADSAVAPEEPAEMEQSSSSANVGTATEGGSAVGTIPDGEESFDRKIIYRANVNMEVEDYGKAQTALRNLIHISGGYLLEFADKKTSNELGGTYTIKVPAAGFDTFIGELEKIEHKEFESSAKGTDVTEEYVDMEARLKARQVVEARLISFMEKATKTTDLLQISNQLGEVQSEIERIKGRIRYLDKNVAFSTIELRMYQLLEPVKIQEEEDPAFLKRLTNAMSDSTKVVFEFVQGVFIFIAGALPVLALAALVGIPSYLVFRSSRRRRGAAPATGTRALPAADRSEQAVEEKEEEGPTL